TCATAGACTTTTTGGGAAACATATAGCTGTACTTTCCTTCGAGAGAAATGAAATCATTATTGCTGTCAACATATTCAAAATCTTTCCACTCACTGGTCTCTTTTTCTCCGTCAATGTTCACTGTAAAAAAATTCTGATCAAATCTGATCTCATATATCTTACATTTTTCAAGTACTTTTAAATAATTGCTTACCTGTTTTTTCCATCTTGAGACTTTATTAATACTTACAGATAAGAAAATGGCACAAAGCAAAAATATAAAGCTGAGGAAATATAAAACTCCTACACTATCCTTGCTC
This genomic window from Chryseobacterium sp. MEBOG06 contains:
- a CDS encoding YcxB family protein, coding for MSEEKVITLKPERKIFEDIYFSGNQGSLLFSPTTKSKTIMTIVSVIILLIAFLFKDSLSKDSVGVLYFLSFIFLLCAIFLSVSINKVSRWKKQVSNYLKVLEKCKIYEIRFDQNFFTVNIDGEKETSEWKDFEYVDSNNDFISLEGKYSYMFPKKSMSEKEYSLLKKTCKENIKL